The following proteins are encoded in a genomic region of Maribacter hydrothermalis:
- a CDS encoding sulfatase family protein, producing the protein MKKIWHTIKKITKMISRIFGYLFLSLIIIVLLAAFVWYPIKVASYTPTPPEHLAQKTTYLESINVENTEKPNVIIILFDDLGYGDLSSYGNKLIKTPAMDSVAKHGVRFTNFYSSSPVCTPSRAGLLTGRLPIRARAGDHVYFPEGHTIGNFRKVRGSANELPKDEILLPEVFKSAGYKTSMLGKWHLGDIDGHLPNDFGFDEYYGVRYSNDMLPLHIYRNATIEEEDKTELVSGSKSHTDEQDPIKITGLDQTQLTEKYTREAVKFINNNKDEPFFLYFSHSFPHVPHYASKEHEGKSAGGLYGDVVEDLDRSVQSVMDALAANGLEENTLVIITSDNGADYNGSSGNLRGRKQESYEGGQRVPLIVQWKNKLPEGLVTDEMAMNIDFFPTLLSLLNIKLPTDRIIDGTNIMPAIEGTGSPNDILYYTSAASGEITGIRNDNYKYHEGGFNAFPLFMGMGAVMKRKPQLNDILLDNESHNLINKYPNEAASLRSLMYKKIDNINSNKRGWIE; encoded by the coding sequence ATGAAAAAAATATGGCACACCATTAAAAAAATAACAAAAATGATATCCAGAATTTTTGGCTATCTTTTTTTGTCCTTAATAATTATAGTTCTTTTGGCTGCCTTTGTTTGGTATCCTATAAAGGTGGCGAGTTACACTCCTACTCCTCCTGAACATTTAGCACAAAAAACAACTTATTTGGAATCAATTAATGTTGAAAACACAGAAAAGCCAAACGTAATAATAATTTTATTTGATGATTTAGGTTATGGAGATTTAAGTAGCTATGGTAATAAATTAATAAAAACCCCAGCAATGGATTCCGTTGCAAAACATGGTGTTAGGTTCACAAATTTTTACTCCAGCTCACCTGTCTGTACGCCTTCAAGAGCAGGTTTACTTACTGGTAGACTACCAATACGTGCTAGAGCGGGCGATCACGTTTATTTTCCCGAAGGTCATACCATAGGAAATTTCAGAAAAGTAAGGGGCTCTGCAAATGAATTACCTAAGGATGAAATTTTGTTACCCGAAGTTTTCAAATCTGCAGGTTACAAAACAAGTATGTTAGGAAAATGGCATTTAGGTGATATTGATGGACACTTACCCAATGATTTTGGTTTCGATGAATATTATGGAGTTCGATATAGCAATGATATGCTTCCTTTACATATTTATAGGAACGCAACCATTGAGGAAGAGGATAAGACTGAGTTAGTTAGCGGAAGTAAATCGCATACAGATGAGCAAGACCCTATTAAGATTACAGGATTAGACCAAACACAATTGACTGAAAAATATACCCGAGAAGCCGTGAAATTTATAAATAATAATAAAGACGAACCGTTCTTTTTATATTTTTCCCACTCATTTCCTCATGTGCCACATTATGCATCAAAAGAACATGAAGGTAAATCTGCTGGTGGTTTGTATGGCGATGTTGTAGAAGATCTTGATCGTAGCGTACAATCTGTAATGGATGCCTTGGCAGCTAACGGACTTGAAGAGAATACTTTGGTGATTATCACAAGTGATAACGGAGCAGACTATAATGGAAGTTCAGGTAACTTGAGAGGACGAAAGCAAGAAAGTTATGAAGGTGGACAACGAGTACCATTAATTGTTCAATGGAAAAATAAATTACCTGAAGGCTTAGTCACAGATGAAATGGCTATGAATATCGATTTTTTCCCTACTTTATTATCTCTTTTAAATATAAAATTACCAACCGATCGTATAATTGATGGAACTAATATAATGCCAGCAATTGAAGGTACTGGATCTCCTAATGACATTCTTTATTACACTAGCGCGGCTTCAGGCGAAATCACGGGGATTCGAAATGACAACTATAAATATCATGAAGGTGGTTTTAATGCATTTCCTTTATTTATGGGAATGGGAGCCGTTATGAAAAGAAAACCACAATTGAATGATATTTTATTGGATAATGAATCTCACAATCTAATTAATAAGTATCCAAATGAAGCGGCATCTTTAAGGAGTTTAATGTATAAAAAAATAGATAATATTAATTCTAATAAAAGAGGCTGGATAGAATAA